One part of the Candidatus Kouleothrix ribensis genome encodes these proteins:
- a CDS encoding Uma2 family endonuclease, translating into MSLAPHDVDLKLVQPARGLELDLMPLQGLWTEQQYLKLTDQTNHLVEFHDGAIEVLPMPTEEHQAILEYLFFAFRTFIEQRGGKVRFAPLRLQVRAGRFREPDILLVCDAGDPRRQNRYWLGADLVVEIVGPDDPERDTVTKRADYAEAGVSEYWIVNPAAATVTVLQLAEAAYTEYGVFTRGETARSMLLAGLSVAVDDVLAAR; encoded by the coding sequence ATGAGCCTTGCACCGCACGATGTCGATCTCAAACTTGTTCAGCCCGCGCGCGGTCTAGAGCTTGATCTGATGCCGCTCCAAGGTCTCTGGACTGAACAACAGTATCTCAAGCTGACTGACCAAACCAATCATTTAGTTGAATTTCATGATGGTGCGATTGAGGTACTCCCAATGCCAACCGAAGAGCACCAGGCAATACTCGAGTATCTCTTCTTCGCGTTCCGCACCTTTATCGAGCAGCGCGGCGGCAAAGTGCGCTTCGCTCCATTACGGCTGCAAGTTCGAGCGGGCCGATTTCGCGAGCCCGACATTCTGTTGGTATGCGACGCAGGCGATCCGCGACGACAGAATCGCTACTGGCTTGGCGCCGATCTTGTTGTGGAGATTGTCGGCCCTGATGATCCCGAGCGCGATACGGTGACCAAGCGGGCAGACTATGCTGAGGCGGGGGTTTCGGAGTATTGGATCGTCAACCCGGCGGCGGCGACCGTGACGGTGCTGCAGCTGGCAGAGGCGGCCTATACTGAATACGGGGTATTCACACGCGGCGAAACCGCGCGATCGATGCTTTTAGCCGGGTTGAGCGTTGCGGTCGATGATGTGCTCGCCGCGCGTTAG
- a CDS encoding cysteine hydrolase → MSENQPAERPFSEHRQQVDTQLTPERTAVVVVDMINEFLEDGGLMVLASGRALYTPIQQLVDAAHAAGALVVWLRDEHPGEHDPEFRKRIVHCLQGSWGTQIVDALKPGPGDIILPKHTYNGFFQTPLHATLQQHGITSLVVTGVVTNICVRSTCHDAFFLGYDVLVPEQCVAATSEREQASSLYDIDTHYGSVTSLARVLELLAQHEVVR, encoded by the coding sequence ATGAGCGAAAATCAACCCGCCGAGCGCCCATTCTCCGAGCATCGCCAGCAGGTTGATACCCAGCTGACGCCCGAGCGCACCGCCGTGGTGGTGGTCGACATGATTAACGAGTTTCTCGAGGATGGCGGCTTGATGGTGCTGGCCAGCGGGCGGGCGCTGTATACGCCGATCCAGCAGCTGGTCGACGCGGCGCATGCCGCCGGCGCGCTGGTGGTGTGGCTGCGCGACGAGCACCCCGGCGAGCACGACCCCGAATTTCGCAAGCGGATCGTCCACTGCCTGCAGGGCAGCTGGGGCACCCAGATCGTCGATGCGCTCAAGCCAGGGCCGGGCGACATTATTCTACCCAAACACACCTACAACGGCTTCTTCCAGACGCCGCTGCACGCCACGTTGCAGCAGCATGGCATCACCAGCCTGGTGGTGACTGGCGTCGTGACGAATATCTGCGTGCGCTCGACCTGCCACGACGCGTTTTTCCTGGGCTACGACGTGCTAGTGCCCGAGCAGTGCGTCGCGGCCACCAGCGAGCGCGAGCAGGCCTCGAGCCTGTACGACATCGACACGCACTATGGCAGCGTCACCAGCCTCGCGCGCGTGCTCGAGCTGCTGGCGCAGCACGAGGTCGTACGATGA
- a CDS encoding nucleoside hydrolase has protein sequence MPQKVILDVDTGTDDAVALMVAALSPELELVGATTVNGNTRVENCTENTLRVFDYIGKSHIPTFQGMSLPLVRPHPEQFRTQLSGIHGDFLDLPAAVTRVRPQHAVDWLIETYMQSDGDIILVPVGPLTNIAAAIRKEPRILAKIPELVIMGGAHELGNSTPSAEFNFWVDPDAARIVVNCGRPIRMIPLDATHRALVSLEDCARLREIGTPAAIATAICTERRISGYEENLPMHRLGAAPVHDALAVCAIIDPTVVTTQFINVDVETSGPLTDGRTVCDFRHRSLGAPNVHFATDADEPKFVRMLMEILGRTT, from the coding sequence ATGCCACAGAAAGTCATCCTGGATGTCGACACCGGCACCGACGACGCAGTTGCGCTCATGGTCGCCGCGCTCTCGCCCGAGCTCGAGCTGGTGGGCGCGACCACTGTGAACGGTAACACCAGGGTCGAGAACTGCACCGAGAACACGCTGCGGGTATTCGACTACATCGGCAAGAGCCACATCCCGACGTTCCAGGGCATGAGTCTGCCGCTGGTGCGCCCGCACCCCGAGCAGTTCCGCACCCAGCTGAGTGGCATCCACGGCGACTTTCTCGACCTGCCAGCGGCCGTCACCAGGGTGCGGCCGCAGCACGCGGTCGACTGGCTGATCGAGACGTATATGCAGTCGGACGGCGACATCATCCTGGTGCCGGTCGGCCCGCTCACCAACATCGCCGCCGCCATCCGCAAGGAGCCGCGCATCCTCGCGAAGATCCCCGAGCTGGTGATCATGGGCGGCGCGCACGAGCTGGGCAACTCAACGCCCTCCGCCGAGTTCAACTTCTGGGTCGATCCCGATGCTGCGCGGATCGTGGTGAACTGCGGCCGGCCCATCCGCATGATCCCGCTCGATGCAACCCACCGGGCGCTGGTGTCGCTAGAAGATTGCGCCAGGCTGCGCGAGATCGGCACGCCGGCCGCAATTGCCACCGCGATCTGCACCGAGCGCCGCATCAGCGGCTACGAGGAGAACCTGCCCATGCACCGGCTTGGTGCCGCGCCCGTGCATGACGCGCTGGCGGTTTGCGCCATTATCGATCCCACCGTCGTGACCACCCAGTTTATTAACGTCGATGTCGAGACCAGCGGCCCGTTGACCGATGGCCGCACGGTGTGCGACTTCCGCCACCGCAGCCTGGGCGCACCGAACGTCCACTTCGCCACCGACGCCGACGAGCCGAAGTTCGTGCGCATGCTGATGGAGATCCTTGGCCGCACGACGTAG
- a CDS encoding nucleoside hydrolase → MTKKMIIDTDVGIDDAIAILMGLANPEWQIVGVCGVSGNVGLEHVMRNIGVVLDAAGAGDVPIFRGADRPLIAPLHHAASVHGDDGLGDVGWPASARPIADEPAAQAIVRLAREHPGATLLALGPLTNLALAVALEPRLPELLGQTVLMGGAVRALGNASAVAEFNIYAEAEAAAMVFARGLNPLVIGWELTLETPVLWPRWDAIVGAGTIGSRFVARTIEELMERTRERERPGILLPDPLAMAAVLDPGCATIYDATIDIDTGWSVARGMTAVDLRPYSGRPHNARVVAAIDSGRFEALLERAFAMECRI, encoded by the coding sequence ATGACCAAAAAGATGATCATCGACACCGATGTGGGTATCGATGACGCCATCGCCATCCTGATGGGCCTGGCCAACCCCGAGTGGCAGATCGTCGGCGTGTGCGGGGTCAGCGGCAACGTCGGCCTTGAACATGTGATGCGCAACATCGGGGTTGTGCTCGACGCAGCCGGCGCCGGCGATGTGCCGATCTTCCGCGGCGCCGACCGGCCGCTGATCGCGCCGCTGCACCACGCCGCCAGCGTGCATGGCGACGACGGCCTGGGCGACGTGGGCTGGCCGGCCTCGGCGCGGCCGATCGCCGATGAGCCGGCCGCGCAGGCGATCGTGCGGCTGGCGCGCGAGCACCCCGGCGCAACGCTGCTGGCGCTCGGCCCGCTCACCAACCTGGCGCTGGCGGTGGCGCTCGAGCCGCGCCTGCCCGAGCTGCTGGGCCAGACGGTGCTGATGGGCGGGGCGGTGCGCGCGCTTGGCAACGCCTCGGCAGTGGCCGAGTTCAACATCTACGCCGAGGCCGAGGCTGCCGCCATGGTGTTTGCGCGCGGGCTCAACCCGCTGGTGATCGGCTGGGAGCTGACGCTCGAGACGCCGGTGCTCTGGCCGCGCTGGGACGCGATCGTCGGCGCGGGCACGATCGGCAGCCGCTTTGTGGCGCGCACGATCGAAGAGCTGATGGAGCGCACCCGCGAGCGCGAGCGCCCCGGCATTCTGCTGCCCGACCCGCTGGCCATGGCCGCTGTACTCGACCCCGGCTGCGCCACGATCTACGACGCGACGATCGACATCGACACTGGCTGGAGCGTCGCGCGCGGCATGACTGCGGTGGATCTGCGGCCCTACTCCGGCCGCCCGCACAACGCGCGGGTCGTCGCGGCGATCGACTCGGGCCGCTTCGAGGCGCTGCTCGAGCGCGCCTTCGCCATGGAGTGCAGGATTTAG
- a CDS encoding nucleoside hydrolase — translation MPQKVILDVDTGTDDAVALMVAALSPELELVGATTVNGNTLVQNCTENTLRVFDYIGKSHIPTFQGMSLPLVRGNVQQAIPASGIHGDFLDLPPARTPVRPQHAVDWLIETYMQSDGDIILVPVGPLTNIAAAIRKEPRILAKIPELVIMGGAHDHGNSTPSAEFNIWLDPEAARIVVNCGRPIRMIPLDATHRALVSREDCAKLREIGTPAAIATAICTERRISGYDKSQPMHRLGAAPVHDALAVCAIIDPTVVTTQFINVDVETSGELTDGRTVCDFRHRSLGAPNVHFATDADEPKFVRMLMEILGRTT, via the coding sequence ATGCCACAGAAAGTCATCCTGGATGTCGACACCGGCACCGACGACGCAGTTGCGCTCATGGTCGCCGCGCTCTCACCCGAGCTCGAGCTGGTAGGCGCCACCACCGTGAACGGCAACACGCTGGTGCAGAACTGCACCGAGAACACGCTGCGGGTGTTCGACTACATCGGCAAGAGCCACATCCCAACGTTCCAGGGCATGAGTCTGCCGCTGGTGCGCGGCAATGTCCAGCAGGCCATCCCGGCCAGCGGCATCCACGGCGACTTCCTCGATCTGCCGCCCGCGCGCACACCAGTTCGGCCGCAGCACGCGGTCGACTGGCTGATCGAGACGTATATGCAGTCGGACGGCGACATCATCCTGGTACCGGTCGGCCCGCTCACCAACATCGCCGCCGCCATCCGCAAGGAGCCGCGCATCCTCGCGAAGATCCCCGAGCTGGTGATCATGGGCGGCGCGCACGACCACGGCAACTCGACGCCCTCGGCCGAGTTTAACATCTGGCTCGATCCCGAGGCTGCGCGGATCGTGGTGAACTGCGGCCGGCCCATCCGCATGATCCCGCTGGACGCAACCCACCGGGCGCTGGTGTCGCGCGAGGACTGCGCCAAGCTGCGCGAGATTGGCACGCCAGCCGCGATCGCCACCGCGATCTGCACCGAGCGCCGCATCAGCGGCTACGACAAGAGCCAGCCCATGCACCGCCTCGGCGCCGCGCCCGTGCATGACGCGCTGGCGGTTTGCGCCATTATCGATCCCACCGTCGTGACCACCCAGTTTATTAACGTCGATGTCGAGACCAGCGGCGAGCTGACCGATGGGCGCACGGTGTGCGACTTCCGCCACCGCAGCCTGGGCGCGCCGAACGTCCATTTCGCCACCGACGCCGACGAGCCGAAGTTCGTGCGCATGCTGATGGAGATCCTTGGCCGCACGACGTAG
- a CDS encoding carbohydrate kinase family protein, with protein MFTIVTLGDLVADITAAVPALPLEPGHYQEAHAVRLEPGGAGNFLIAGARLGMRMVSAGALGDDAFGRDVAATLAAEGVDMALVEHPPGTSTTVVLVINDDHGRTVMTGAYGDGPPLAFRPEWDAAVRACDAVFAFGYSLRELRIQEAVLQGLEHGRAYGRPVFFDPGPEFYLLAPPARARALAAADIILLTEEELAIASPEGAPALLAHSRVVVVKRGAAGCRIWTRDGTFDSPGFPVVARDVAGAGDCFAAAFVYGHLSGWGLERAAVLANATGAAKVQKRGTGRQAPTPDEVRAVLATYQPGLLF; from the coding sequence ATGTTCACAATCGTCACGCTGGGCGACCTGGTCGCCGACATCACGGCGGCAGTGCCGGCGCTGCCGCTCGAGCCTGGGCACTACCAGGAGGCCCACGCGGTGCGCCTCGAGCCTGGCGGCGCGGGCAACTTCCTGATCGCCGGCGCGCGCCTGGGCATGCGCATGGTCTCGGCCGGCGCGCTCGGCGACGACGCGTTTGGCCGCGATGTCGCGGCGACCCTGGCGGCCGAGGGCGTCGACATGGCGCTGGTCGAGCACCCGCCCGGCACGTCGACCACCGTGGTGCTGGTGATCAACGACGACCATGGCCGCACGGTGATGACCGGCGCGTACGGCGATGGCCCGCCGCTGGCGTTCCGGCCCGAGTGGGACGCGGCGGTGCGCGCATGCGACGCGGTGTTCGCGTTCGGCTACTCGCTGCGCGAGCTGCGCATCCAGGAGGCGGTGCTGCAGGGCCTCGAGCACGGCCGGGCCTACGGCCGCCCGGTGTTCTTCGACCCCGGCCCCGAGTTTTACCTGCTGGCACCGCCGGCGCGCGCACGCGCGCTCGCGGCGGCGGATATCATCCTGCTCACCGAGGAGGAGCTGGCGATCGCCAGCCCGGAAGGGGCGCCTGCGCTGCTGGCGCACAGCCGCGTGGTGGTGGTCAAGCGCGGCGCGGCCGGCTGCCGGATCTGGACGCGCGATGGCACGTTCGACTCGCCCGGCTTCCCGGTGGTCGCGCGCGACGTGGCCGGTGCGGGCGACTGCTTCGCTGCGGCGTTCGTGTATGGCCACCTGAGCGGCTGGGGCCTCGAGCGGGCGGCGGTGCTGGCTAACGCCACCGGCGCGGCCAAGGTGCAGAAGCGCGGCACCGGCCGCCAGGCGCCTACGCCCGACGAGGTGCGCGCGGTGCTGGCAACCTACCAGCCCGGCCTGCTCTTCTAA
- a CDS encoding SDR family oxidoreductase has product MQRFINRAVLITGAAGSLGRAAAERFGAEGARLALLDRDEARVAALAHELAARGYPALALAADVADEPALAGAFAHAEAHFGRLDVVFNNAGVGGMDLRVAEIPTARWDEMLAINLRGVFLGCKHAIPALARAGGGAIVNMGSSTGRHDTLPGSAAYMASKAGVEALTKSVALQVARQGIRVNAICPGIIETGLSFSQGRNAHISSPSADNKTETPSSLNEETNAEAKQFFARFAARIPLGRVGQPADVAAAVAFLASDQARAITGAALLIDGGQTLRRWVSAPE; this is encoded by the coding sequence ATGCAACGCTTTATCAACCGGGCCGTGCTGATCACCGGGGCGGCCGGCAGCCTGGGGCGCGCCGCCGCCGAGCGCTTTGGCGCCGAGGGCGCGCGCCTGGCCCTGCTCGACCGCGACGAGGCGCGGGTGGCGGCGCTGGCGCACGAACTGGCGGCGCGCGGCTACCCGGCGCTGGCGCTGGCCGCCGACGTGGCCGACGAGCCGGCGCTGGCGGGGGCGTTTGCGCACGCCGAGGCGCACTTCGGCCGGCTCGACGTAGTATTCAACAACGCTGGCGTCGGCGGGATGGATCTGCGCGTGGCCGAGATACCCACCGCGCGCTGGGACGAGATGCTGGCGATCAATTTGCGCGGTGTATTCCTGGGATGCAAGCATGCCATCCCCGCGCTCGCCCGCGCCGGCGGCGGCGCAATCGTCAACATGGGCTCGTCGACCGGCCGGCACGACACGCTGCCGGGCAGCGCGGCGTACATGGCCAGCAAGGCCGGCGTCGAGGCGCTGACCAAATCGGTGGCGCTGCAGGTCGCACGCCAGGGCATCCGCGTCAACGCGATCTGCCCCGGCATCATCGAGACAGGGCTATCGTTTTCTCAGGGCAGAAACGCTCACATTTCCTCGCCCTCTGCTGACAACAAAACAGAGACGCCGTCGAGTCTAAATGAGGAAACTAACGCTGAAGCCAAGCAATTCTTTGCACGCTTCGCCGCCCGCATTCCGCTCGGCCGGGTCGGCCAGCCCGCCGATGTTGCCGCTGCCGTCGCGTTTCTGGCATCCGACCAGGCCCGCGCGATCACCGGCGCGGCGCTGCTGATCGACGGCGGGCAAACGCTGCGGCGCTGGGTGAGCGCGCCCGAGTAG
- a CDS encoding amidohydrolase family protein codes for MNDLVISNIGQIVSGDFARPLLEGDTLVVRGGTIAAIGAAGVIDTSGIEHVIDAGGCQLWPGLIDSHTHPVVGDYTPRQQTIGFIESGLHGGVTRIISAGEVHLPGRPKDAAGTKALAILGAKASAAFRPGGVKVLAGSLILEHGLTAADFAELAREGVRVVGEVGLSSIYKPEDARPMVEWAHAQGMIVMMHIGGASIPGSSVLGAREALAIEPDIASHTNGGPTAAPLADIERLIVESQMLIEVVQAGNTRRAGEIARLAARHGALQRMIIGTDTPSGTGVIPLGVLRTMAWVASLGDVAPELAVAMASGNTARMYKLAEGTVAPGNAADLLLVDAPIGSEAGDALATLALGDTPAVAAAIIDGVVRVYGSRNTPGSTRKVRIPWMAAGGH; via the coding sequence ATGAACGACCTGGTGATCAGCAACATCGGCCAGATCGTCTCGGGCGACTTCGCGCGGCCGCTGCTGGAAGGCGACACGCTGGTGGTGCGCGGCGGCACGATCGCGGCGATCGGTGCGGCCGGCGTGATCGACACGAGCGGGATCGAGCATGTGATTGACGCGGGCGGCTGCCAGCTCTGGCCTGGCCTGATCGACTCGCACACGCACCCGGTGGTCGGCGATTACACGCCGCGCCAGCAGACGATCGGCTTCATCGAGAGCGGGCTGCACGGCGGGGTGACGCGGATCATCTCGGCCGGCGAGGTACACCTGCCCGGCCGGCCCAAAGATGCGGCCGGCACCAAGGCGCTGGCCATCCTGGGGGCGAAGGCCTCGGCGGCGTTCCGGCCCGGCGGCGTGAAGGTGCTGGCCGGCTCGCTGATCCTCGAGCACGGGCTGACTGCGGCCGACTTCGCCGAGCTGGCGCGCGAGGGCGTGCGCGTGGTCGGCGAGGTCGGGCTATCAAGCATCTACAAGCCCGAAGATGCCCGGCCAATGGTCGAGTGGGCGCACGCGCAGGGCATGATCGTGATGATGCACATCGGCGGCGCGTCGATCCCCGGCAGCAGCGTGCTGGGTGCGCGCGAGGCGCTGGCGATCGAGCCCGACATCGCCTCGCACACCAATGGCGGCCCGACCGCCGCGCCGCTGGCCGATATCGAGCGGCTGATCGTCGAGTCGCAGATGCTGATCGAAGTGGTGCAGGCCGGCAACACCAGGCGTGCCGGCGAGATCGCCCGGCTGGCTGCCCGCCACGGCGCGCTGCAGCGGATGATCATCGGCACCGACACGCCCTCGGGCACGGGTGTGATCCCGCTCGGCGTGCTACGCACCATGGCCTGGGTCGCATCGCTCGGCGATGTGGCGCCCGAGCTGGCGGTGGCGATGGCCAGCGGCAACACCGCGCGGATGTACAAACTGGCCGAAGGCACGGTCGCGCCTGGCAACGCCGCCGATCTGCTGCTGGTCGACGCGCCGATCGGCTCGGAGGCCGGCGACGCGCTGGCGACACTGGCGCTGGGCGACACGCCGGCCGTGGCGGCGGCGATCATCGACGGCGTGGTGCGGGTGTATGGCAGCCGCAACACGCCCGGCAGCACGCGCAAGGTGCGCATCCCCTGGATGGCGGCGGGCGGCCACTAG
- a CDS encoding ADP-ribosylglycohydrolase family protein, which yields MTLYDQILGGLYGQALGDAWCMPAMLTPDQTWQRYGGWIDRFLPGADDHPVHGGLIPGRVTDDTEQAFALALSIVEDGGVTLDGAVRAVLRWYDSVGGEACPYIGPSTRRAVGQLRGGADPRVSGLRGDTNGAAMRVSVVGLIHPGDVDGAARDAATQAIPTHNTDIAMAGAAAIAGAVAMALRPSATLDDILRAGVAAAELGRTLGPAYMGASVARRITLAVEIARRLDQPRARIQELYDLVGSTLAISESVPAAFGVLAMAGGDPLQTAVYAAALAGDADTVGAMACAIAGAWRGQAAFPADVLATLHSANPELDFAGTARGLAQLAEQSYHNSVGK from the coding sequence ATGACCCTTTACGACCAGATACTCGGCGGGCTCTACGGCCAGGCGCTCGGCGACGCGTGGTGCATGCCGGCGATGCTCACGCCCGATCAGACATGGCAGCGCTACGGCGGCTGGATCGACCGCTTCCTGCCCGGCGCCGACGACCACCCGGTGCATGGCGGGCTCATCCCTGGCCGCGTGACCGACGACACCGAGCAGGCGTTCGCGCTGGCTCTGTCGATCGTCGAGGATGGCGGCGTGACGCTCGACGGCGCGGTGCGCGCGGTGCTGCGCTGGTACGACTCGGTCGGCGGCGAGGCCTGCCCGTACATCGGCCCGAGCACGCGCCGGGCGGTGGGGCAGCTGCGCGGCGGCGCCGACCCGCGTGTGAGCGGGCTGCGCGGCGACACCAATGGCGCAGCCATGCGCGTCAGCGTGGTCGGGCTGATCCACCCTGGCGACGTTGACGGCGCCGCGCGTGATGCCGCGACCCAGGCCATTCCAACCCACAATACCGACATCGCCATGGCCGGCGCGGCGGCAATTGCTGGTGCGGTGGCCATGGCGCTGCGGCCCAGCGCCACACTCGACGACATCCTGCGCGCGGGGGTCGCGGCAGCCGAACTCGGGCGCACGCTCGGCCCGGCGTATATGGGCGCCTCGGTCGCGCGCCGGATCACCCTGGCAGTCGAGATCGCCCGCCGGCTCGACCAGCCGCGCGCCCGCATCCAGGAGCTGTACGACCTGGTCGGCAGCACACTGGCGATCAGCGAGTCGGTGCCGGCGGCCTTCGGCGTGCTGGCCATGGCCGGCGGAGACCCGCTGCAGACGGCGGTCTACGCGGCGGCGCTTGCCGGCGACGCCGACACAGTCGGGGCCATGGCCTGCGCAATCGCCGGGGCCTGGCGCGGCCAGGCCGCGTTCCCGGCCGACGTGCTGGCGACGCTGCACTCGGCCAACCCCGAGCTCGACTTCGCAGGCACCGCGCGCGGGCTGGCCCAACTGGCAGAGCAAAGTTACCATAATTCAGTGGGGAAATAA